A genomic window from Astatotilapia calliptera chromosome 12, fAstCal1.2, whole genome shotgun sequence includes:
- the pias2 gene encoding E3 SUMO-protein ligase PIAS2 — MNLQQPAPPIPPVHPDVQMKPLPFYDVLDVLIKPSSLGASTAQRYHQEKYFIFALTPQQVREVCISRDFLPGGRRDYMVQIQLRFCLSETSCPQEDNYPNSLCIKVNGKLFPLPGYAPPPKNGVEQKRPGRPLNITSLVRLSSAVPNQISVTWAPEIGKTYSMSVYLVRQLTSPLLLQRLRMKGIRNPDHSRALIKEKLTADPDSEIATTSLRVSLMCPLGKMRLMVPCRAVTCSHLQCFDAALYLQMNEKKPTWICPVCDKKAAYESLIIDGLFLEILNDCSDVDEIKFQEDGTWCPMRPKKDAVKIPTQSVPKVDTSAPLRQPSVAPHSTEPSCTKRADVIDLTIESSSSDDEEDKDPPPKKRCVYISKNEEMHAKGVLSYQPTVRVPNVQALDPSYLNSTLADYAVPFHPSALASIPTDMQSLDLFSLIQTDPQHYSPQMFLDNLTSSMQNAAAATSSHYDAISHAASSFHDTRVLTGGGGGTGGGADGGTSDIISLD, encoded by the exons ATGAATCTCCAGCAGCCAGCCCCTCCCATCCCCCCTGTCCACCCTGATGTGCAGATGAAGCCTCTTCCCTTCTACGATGTGCTGGATGTTCTGATCAAACCTTCAAGTCTAG GAGCGAGTACGGCTCAGAGGTACCACCaggaaaaatattttatctTTGCGTTGACGCCACAACAAGTTAGAGAAGTGTGCATCTCCCG AGACTTTCTACCAGGTGGGAGGAGAGACTATATGGTTCAGATTCAGCTGAG gttTTGTTTATCAGAGACGAGCTGCCCTCAGGAGGACAATTACCCCAACAGTCTTTGCATAAAGGTCAATGGAAAACTGTTTCCTTTGCCA GGCTACGCACCGCCACCAAAAAATGGCGTGGAACAGAAGAGACCAGGAAGACCACTCAACATTACCTCCCTTGTTAGACTCTCATCTGCAGTACCCAATCAGATTTCAGTGACATGGGCACCTGAAATTGGAAAG ACCTACTCCATGTCTGTGTACTTGGTGAGGCAGCTGACGTCTCCCCTGCTCCTGCAAAGACTGAGGATGAAGGGCATCAGGAACCCAGACCACTCCAGAGCACTGA TCAAAGAGAAGCTGACAGCAGATCCAGACAGTGAGATTGCTACAACAAGCCTTCGAGTGTCTCTTATGTGCCCG CTGGGTAAGATGCGACTGATGGTGCCATGCAGGGCTGTGACGTGCTCCCATTTGCAGTGTTTCGATGCTGCCCTCTACCTGCAGATGAATGAGAAGAAACCCACCTGGATCTGTCCTGTGTGTGACAAGAAGGCTGCGTATGAGAGCCTCATCATTGATGG ATTGTTCTTGGAGATCCTGAACGACTGCTCGGACGTGGATGAAATCAAGTTCCAGGAGGATGGGACGTGGTGTCCAATGAGACCAAAGAAAGACGCTGTAAAGATCCCCACTCAGTCCGTTCCAAAGGTGGACA CCTCGGCTCCTTTGCGTCAACCGTCGGTGGCCCCTCATTCTACTGAGCCCAGCTGCACCAAGAGGGCGGATGTGATCGATCTGACTATAGAAAGCTCTTCTTCTGATGATGAAGAGGACAAAGACCCTCCACCCAAGAAACGCTGCGTCTACATTTCCAAGAATGAGGAGATGCATGCCAAGGG AGTGTTGAGCTACCAGCCCACTGTGCGAGTGCCAAACGTCCAGGCCCTGGACCCGTCGTATCTGAACTCCACACTGGCCGACTATGCAGTCCCCTTCCATCCTTCTGCCTTGGCCTCCATCCCCACAGACATGCAGA GTCTGGATCTGTTTTCCTTAATTCAAACTGATCCACAG CATTACTCGCCTCAGATGTTCTTGGATAACCTGACGAGCAGCatgcaaaatgcagctgcagcAACCAGCAGCCACTATGACGCCATCAGCCACGCCGCCAGCTCCTTCCATGACACTAGGGTCCTCACAGGAGGGGGCGGGGGCACGGGAGGAGGGGCCGACGGCGGCACATCGGATATCATTTCTCTCGATTGA